Proteins encoded within one genomic window of Rossellomorea vietnamensis:
- a CDS encoding YutD family protein — MICVQNTCYEIVEEFRDGFNEEAFKERYSDILSKYDYILGDWGYGQLRLKGFFDDHNQKASFDTKVSTHKDYLYEYCNFGCAYFLVKKVNK; from the coding sequence GTGATTTGTGTGCAGAACACGTGCTACGAAATCGTCGAGGAATTCAGGGACGGATTCAACGAGGAAGCTTTCAAGGAAAGGTATAGCGATATCTTAAGCAAGTACGACTATATCCTTGGTGATTGGGGATACGGACAGCTCCGATTGAAAGGATTCTTCGATGATCACAATCAAAAGGCTTCTTTCGACACAAAGGTGAGTACTCATAAGGATTACTTATATGAATACTGTAATTTTGGGTGCGCTTATTTTCTCGTGAAGAAAGTCAATAAATAA